Proteins found in one Carcharodon carcharias isolate sCarCar2 chromosome 8, sCarCar2.pri, whole genome shotgun sequence genomic segment:
- the LOC121281514 gene encoding A disintegrin and metalloproteinase with thrombospondin motifs 13, which produces MAPRGPGTDQLLSQSPGQPRSSLVIKRSVREAKHLELLVVVMHDVYDFHKQDTERYTLTNLNIAAELLRDASLGSQLRVHLTKMVILTQPEQGLEITRNLTSSLIDLCRWSRTINPENDSDPLHSDLVLFVTRFDLESGKGNKMVRGVTQLGGLCSRSWSCVITEDTGFNLGITMAHEIGHSFGISHDGTGNDCTDNTHIMAAEGGYNSVDLTWSKCSREQFVTFLR; this is translated from the exons ATGGCCCCCAGGGGTCCGGGCACTGACCAGCTACTGTCACAGTCACCTG GTCAACCCAGGTCCTCGCTGGTAATAAAACGATCGGTGAGGGAGGCAAAACATCTGGAGCTGCTGGTTGTTGTGATGCATGATGTGTACGACTTTCACAAACAAGACACAGAGCGttacaccctcaccaacctgaaCATT GCTGCTGAGCTACTGCGAGATGCTTCCCTGGGCTCCCAATTACGGGTCCACCTAACAAAGATGGTCATCCTGACGCAGCCAGAG CAGGGATTGGAGATCACCAGAAACCTCACCTCATCACTCATCGACTTGTGCAGATGGAGCCGAACGATTAACCCAGAGAACGATTCTGACCCACTCCATTCTGACCTGGTCCTCTTTGTTACCAG ATTTGACCTGGAATCTGGCAAAGGGAACAAGATGGTTCGTGGCGTGACACAGCTGGGCGGATTGTGCAGCCGATCCTGGAGCTGTGTGATAACTGAGGACACAGGGTTCAATCTCGGCATCACCATGGCTCATGAGATCGGCCACAG TTTTGGCATCAGCCATGATGGGACTGGAAATGACTGCACTGACAACACACACATCATGGCAGCAGAGGGTGGCTACAACAGCGTTGATCTGACCTGGTCCAAGTGCAGCCGTGAACAATTTGTGACGTTCCTCAGGTAA